Proteins encoded within one genomic window of Jiangella mangrovi:
- a CDS encoding TipAS antibiotic-recognition domain-containing protein, producing MNDTAPTMSWSINEVARASGVTSRTLRHYHAIGLLDPAWTADGGRRHYEQEQLLRLQRILLLRELGLGLDAIGEILETQGGAGTVDVLRRHRSWLLAERDRIDRLVATVEDTMTTLEKGGTMTANSMFAGFEQNPYEDEARSRFGDQAIDDATVRMRGWSKDQAEQARSGFRTVLSALTALRADGVPVGDPRVQEAIDEHYRWICLFWTPNRSAYEGLADLYVDDERFRQNIGQGDDALVEYVRDAMKVYARERLA from the coding sequence GTGAACGACACGGCACCCACCATGAGCTGGTCGATCAACGAGGTGGCGCGGGCGTCCGGCGTGACGTCGCGGACGCTGCGGCACTACCACGCGATCGGCCTGCTCGACCCGGCGTGGACGGCCGACGGTGGCCGGCGCCACTACGAGCAGGAGCAGTTGCTGCGGTTGCAGCGGATCCTGCTGCTGCGCGAGCTCGGGCTCGGCCTCGACGCGATCGGCGAGATCCTCGAGACCCAGGGCGGCGCCGGCACGGTCGACGTGCTGCGGCGGCACCGCTCCTGGCTGCTGGCCGAGCGCGACCGGATCGACCGGCTGGTGGCGACCGTGGAAGACACCATGACCACCCTGGAGAAGGGAGGGACCATGACGGCGAACTCGATGTTCGCGGGATTCGAGCAGAACCCCTACGAGGACGAGGCGCGCTCGCGCTTCGGCGACCAGGCGATCGACGACGCGACCGTGCGGATGCGCGGCTGGTCGAAGGACCAGGCCGAGCAGGCACGCAGCGGCTTCAGGACGGTGCTGTCCGCCCTGACCGCCCTGCGCGCCGACGGCGTACCCGTCGGCGACCCGCGGGTGCAGGAGGCCATCGACGAGCACTACCGGTGGATCTGCCTGTTCTGGACGCCGAACCGTTCGGCCTACGAAGGCTTGGCCGACCTCTACGTCGACGACGAGCGCTTCCGGCAGAACATCGGCCAGGGCGACGACGCACTGGTCGAGTACGTCCGCGACGCGATGAAGGTCTACGCACGCGAGCGGCTCGCGTAG
- a CDS encoding HAD domain-containing protein, translated as MASRAILFLDVDGTLLPFGGPGTPPAPGVTASSNPYLARIDRTLGPLLAALECDLVWATAWMDDANEVIAPLLGLPQLPVADLPGQDGDDGADRLQWKTKALIRIAAGRPFVWVDDDIGPADRWWVELEHPGEALLHRVEPAVGLTAADVALIATWLVKHS; from the coding sequence ATCGCTTCTCGCGCCATCCTGTTCCTCGATGTCGACGGGACGCTGTTGCCGTTCGGTGGCCCGGGAACCCCGCCGGCCCCTGGTGTGACGGCGTCGTCGAACCCGTACCTGGCGCGGATCGACCGGACGCTCGGCCCGCTGCTGGCGGCTCTGGAGTGCGACCTCGTGTGGGCGACCGCTTGGATGGACGACGCCAACGAGGTGATCGCGCCGCTGCTCGGTCTGCCCCAGTTGCCGGTGGCCGATCTGCCCGGTCAGGACGGCGACGATGGTGCCGACCGGCTGCAGTGGAAGACGAAGGCGCTGATCCGGATCGCCGCCGGTCGACCGTTCGTCTGGGTCGACGACGACATCGGGCCGGCCGACCGGTGGTGGGTCGAGCTCGAGCATCCGGGCGAGGCGCTGCTGCACCGGGTCGAGCCCGCCGTGGGGCTGACCGCGGCGGATGTCGCCCTCATCGCCACCTGGCTCGTGAAGCACAGCTGA
- a CDS encoding zinc finger domain-containing protein → METIRAAFMTKWDKVPLLETYRQMAIRQQKKKDWAACVRWTERGLQLYRNDAAREEAVEDLLRRRNRALAKLEVTAPAGIDARVEILVCSRCASSFERVRVRGRKPALCPECRSAPNVN, encoded by the coding sequence ATGGAGACGATCCGCGCAGCCTTCATGACCAAGTGGGACAAGGTTCCGCTCCTCGAGACCTATCGTCAGATGGCCATCCGGCAGCAGAAGAAGAAAGACTGGGCCGCCTGCGTGCGCTGGACCGAGCGCGGCCTGCAGCTCTACCGGAACGACGCCGCACGTGAGGAGGCGGTGGAGGATCTCCTGAGGCGCCGGAACCGAGCCCTCGCCAAGCTCGAGGTCACGGCGCCGGCCGGCATCGACGCGCGGGTTGAGATCCTCGTGTGCTCCCGATGTGCGTCGTCGTTCGAGCGAGTGCGGGTTCGTGGACGGAAGCCCGCACTCTGCCCTGAGTGCCGGTCGGCGCCGAACGTGAACTGA
- a CDS encoding LLM class flavin-dependent oxidoreductase: MNYGHRLEFGTFITPTHQSPQQPVALAQLSEQLGFDVVTFQDHPYQPAFLDTWTLLTWVAAQTSRVRLSANVHSIPLRTPAVLARAAASLDLLSGGRAELGLGAGGFWDAIEAMGGRRLAPGESVTALSEAIDVIRALWDVDARGGARVDGQFYRLDGAKRGPAPQHPIPLWIGALKPRMLRLIGEKGDGWLPSLPYLQPGDLKRGNAIIDSAAEAAGRDPREIRRLVNISGRFSASRGGFLQGTSQDWVDDLLPLVVEDGVGTFIVMGDDPRTLQQFAEEVMPALRSAVDDAVPGGSAGSRVRPSVALAARRPGIDYDGVPAALVAGAVEPGDPEYRTARGGYLRGGSPGLVLRPTSTSEVVEAMRFARRHPDLPLGVRSGGHGLSGRSTNDGGLVIDVGRLDSVTVLDASRRLVRVGAGARWGDVAAALEPHGWALSSGDYGGVGVGGLATAGGIGYLSRSHGLTIDHLVAAEIVLADGSVVRADESSQPDLFWALRGAGGNFGIVTSFDFVVDEVGDVGWGFLTQVAEDPADYLVRWGAAVEEAPRDLSSFLVMGPPRNGQPAVAQSRSVVESSDPEVVVARLQEIASIAPLYDQEVTITSYASIMQNAGGTPHVATGEPLAHSGLLEHITPEFAAAAAAALASGAIYFFQIRSVGGAVSDVPADATAYAYRSANFQVTAMGASPSRMAEVWATLYPFFDGLYLSFETDQSPDRLADAFPPATLARLQELKHRYDPDNVFRHNFNLAPDDAPAEVAS; encoded by the coding sequence GTGAACTACGGCCACCGTCTCGAGTTCGGCACCTTCATCACCCCCACCCACCAGTCGCCCCAGCAGCCCGTGGCGCTCGCCCAGCTGAGCGAGCAGCTCGGCTTCGACGTCGTGACCTTCCAGGACCACCCGTACCAGCCGGCGTTCCTCGACACCTGGACGCTGCTCACCTGGGTCGCCGCCCAGACGTCGCGCGTGCGGCTGTCGGCCAACGTGCACAGCATCCCGCTGCGCACGCCGGCCGTCCTCGCGCGGGCAGCGGCCAGCCTCGACCTGCTCTCCGGCGGACGGGCCGAGCTCGGCCTCGGCGCCGGCGGCTTCTGGGACGCCATCGAGGCCATGGGCGGGCGGCGGCTCGCGCCGGGCGAGTCCGTCACCGCGCTGAGCGAGGCCATCGACGTCATCCGCGCCCTGTGGGACGTCGACGCCCGCGGTGGCGCTCGGGTCGACGGGCAGTTCTACCGGCTGGACGGCGCCAAGCGCGGCCCCGCGCCGCAGCACCCGATCCCGCTCTGGATCGGCGCGCTGAAGCCGCGGATGCTGCGGCTGATCGGTGAGAAGGGCGACGGCTGGCTGCCGAGCCTGCCGTACCTGCAGCCCGGCGACCTGAAGCGCGGCAACGCGATCATCGATTCGGCGGCCGAGGCGGCGGGCCGGGATCCGCGCGAGATCCGGAGGCTGGTGAACATCAGCGGGCGCTTCTCTGCGTCACGTGGTGGATTCCTGCAGGGCACCAGCCAGGACTGGGTCGACGACCTGCTCCCGCTGGTCGTCGAGGACGGTGTCGGCACCTTCATCGTCATGGGCGACGACCCGCGGACCCTGCAGCAGTTCGCCGAGGAGGTCATGCCGGCGCTGCGTTCCGCCGTCGATGACGCGGTGCCGGGCGGCTCGGCCGGTTCGCGGGTACGACCGTCGGTGGCGTTGGCTGCGCGTCGTCCCGGGATCGACTACGACGGCGTGCCGGCTGCTCTGGTGGCGGGAGCGGTGGAGCCGGGCGACCCGGAGTACCGGACGGCGCGCGGCGGCTACCTGCGCGGAGGGTCGCCCGGCCTGGTGCTCCGCCCCACGTCGACGTCGGAGGTGGTGGAGGCGATGCGGTTCGCCCGCCGGCACCCCGACCTGCCGCTCGGCGTGCGCAGCGGTGGCCACGGCCTGAGCGGACGGTCGACCAACGACGGCGGCCTCGTCATCGACGTCGGCCGGCTGGACTCGGTGACGGTGCTCGACGCCTCGCGCCGGCTGGTCCGCGTGGGCGCCGGCGCGCGCTGGGGCGACGTGGCGGCGGCGCTGGAACCGCACGGCTGGGCGCTGTCGTCCGGCGACTACGGTGGCGTGGGGGTGGGTGGGCTGGCGACGGCCGGGGGTATCGGGTACCTCTCGCGGTCGCACGGACTGACCATCGACCACCTGGTGGCGGCCGAGATCGTGCTGGCCGACGGCTCCGTGGTCCGGGCCGACGAGTCGTCGCAGCCGGACCTGTTCTGGGCACTCCGGGGCGCCGGGGGCAACTTCGGCATCGTCACCTCCTTCGACTTCGTGGTCGACGAGGTCGGCGACGTCGGCTGGGGCTTCCTCACCCAGGTCGCCGAGGATCCCGCGGACTATCTGGTCCGCTGGGGCGCGGCCGTCGAGGAGGCGCCCCGCGACCTGTCCAGCTTCCTCGTCATGGGTCCGCCCCGGAACGGGCAGCCCGCGGTCGCGCAGTCCCGCTCCGTCGTCGAGTCGTCCGACCCCGAGGTCGTGGTGGCCCGGCTCCAGGAGATCGCGTCGATCGCGCCCCTCTACGACCAGGAGGTGACGATCACGTCGTACGCCTCGATCATGCAGAACGCCGGCGGCACCCCGCACGTGGCGACCGGCGAACCTCTCGCTCACAGCGGCCTGCTCGAGCACATCACGCCCGAGTTCGCGGCGGCGGCCGCGGCGGCGCTGGCGAGCGGCGCGATCTACTTCTTCCAGATCCGCTCCGTCGGCGGCGCCGTCTCCGACGTCCCCGCTGACGCGACCGCCTACGCCTACCGGTCGGCCAACTTCCAAGTGACGGCCATGGGCGCCAGCCCCTCGCGGATGGCCGAGGTCTGGGCCACCCTCTACCCCTTCTTCGACGGCCTCTACCTCAGCTTCGAAACCGACCAGAGTCCCGACCGCCTCGCCGACGCCTTCCCGCCCGCCACCCTCGCGCGGTTGCAGGAGCTCAAGCACCGCTACGATCCCGACAACGTCTTCCGGCACAACTTCAACCTCGCCCCGGACGACGCCCCCGCCGAGGTCGCAAGCTGA
- a CDS encoding winged helix-turn-helix transcriptional regulator: MAIETRLPQGRLPETGFEHIDDEKCRLFTGYIEIIGKKWSAGIMLAAMRGATRFVEYRAHVHGISDRLLNQRLKELEAEGLIERTVVPTTPVLVQYRPTERGRSLMRALQPLVAWGVDDHERTQRLQRAHRQDDQGRV; this comes from the coding sequence GTGGCTATCGAGACTAGACTCCCCCAGGGCCGGCTCCCGGAGACCGGGTTCGAGCACATCGACGACGAGAAGTGCCGGCTGTTCACGGGGTACATCGAGATCATCGGCAAGAAGTGGAGCGCCGGCATCATGCTGGCCGCGATGCGCGGTGCCACCCGCTTCGTCGAGTACCGCGCCCACGTCCACGGCATCTCCGACCGCCTGCTCAACCAGCGGCTCAAGGAGCTCGAGGCCGAGGGCCTGATCGAGCGTACGGTCGTCCCCACCACACCGGTCCTCGTGCAGTACCGGCCCACCGAGCGGGGCCGGAGCCTGATGCGTGCGCTGCAGCCGCTGGTCGCCTGGGGTGTCGACGACCACGAACGAACGCAGCGCCTACAGCGCGCGCATCGGCAGGACGATCAGGGCCGCGTGTAG
- a CDS encoding MmgE/PrpD family protein has product MDSTTAQISRFAQALRYEDIPPAVRDLAVQHIVDSLACAYAARDCDAARIATALAHPVAPTAPGGNDFTGRVIGSPDLVAADLAGFVNAAMIRYLDYSDTMVPGGHPSDCLGGLLAVAATRGSSGKELVTALVVAYEVFARFGASAYIRKRGFDQGLTVGISLAAGLGNLLGMSVEQIAHAVSLTTVTTVSLRATRAGTISMWKGAATAEAVRETVFLAALAERGLTGPDKPFEGRHGVWEIVTDREFTFTDFPAEGGPYLFETNAHLKYWPVEFNTQVAVWAARELREKVALDDIAGVHLGTYWSAWHETGSEKDKWNPTTRETADHSLPYIFSKALVDGEITIATFAPEQYLDPGIRTVMDRVTVGQDEEMDALFPEVIAMRVTARLTDGSTVELRSEKARGHALNRMSRDETSAKFRQLVTAERAGAALDFWWSLAEQDDVAQGFELLA; this is encoded by the coding sequence GTGGACTCCACCACCGCACAGATCAGCAGGTTCGCTCAGGCGCTGCGCTACGAGGACATCCCGCCGGCCGTCCGCGATCTCGCCGTCCAGCACATCGTCGACTCCCTGGCCTGCGCCTACGCGGCGCGCGACTGCGACGCCGCCCGCATCGCGACCGCCCTCGCCCACCCCGTCGCCCCGACCGCCCCGGGCGGGAACGACTTCACCGGCCGCGTCATCGGCTCCCCGGACCTCGTCGCCGCCGACCTCGCCGGGTTCGTGAACGCGGCCATGATCCGCTACCTGGACTACAGCGACACCATGGTCCCCGGCGGCCACCCGAGCGACTGCCTGGGCGGGCTGCTCGCCGTCGCGGCCACCCGTGGCAGCAGCGGCAAGGAACTGGTCACCGCGCTGGTGGTGGCGTACGAGGTGTTCGCGCGGTTCGGAGCGTCGGCGTACATCCGCAAGCGCGGGTTCGACCAGGGCCTGACGGTGGGCATCTCGCTCGCCGCCGGCCTGGGCAACCTGCTCGGCATGAGCGTCGAGCAGATCGCCCACGCCGTCTCGCTGACCACCGTCACCACCGTCTCGCTGCGGGCCACACGGGCCGGCACCATCTCGATGTGGAAGGGCGCCGCGACGGCCGAGGCCGTGCGCGAGACGGTCTTCCTCGCGGCGCTGGCCGAGCGCGGGCTCACCGGCCCCGACAAGCCGTTCGAGGGCCGCCACGGCGTCTGGGAGATCGTCACCGACCGCGAGTTCACGTTCACGGACTTCCCCGCCGAGGGCGGCCCGTACCTGTTCGAGACCAACGCCCACCTCAAGTACTGGCCGGTCGAGTTCAACACACAGGTCGCGGTGTGGGCGGCACGCGAGCTGCGCGAGAAGGTCGCGCTCGACGACATCGCCGGCGTGCACCTGGGCACCTACTGGTCGGCCTGGCACGAGACCGGCAGCGAGAAGGACAAGTGGAACCCGACCACCCGCGAGACGGCCGACCACAGCCTGCCGTACATCTTCTCGAAGGCCCTGGTCGACGGCGAGATCACCATCGCGACGTTCGCGCCGGAGCAGTACCTCGACCCCGGCATCCGCACCGTCATGGACCGCGTGACGGTGGGCCAGGACGAGGAGATGGATGCGCTGTTCCCCGAGGTCATCGCCATGCGGGTGACGGCGCGGCTGACGGACGGCAGCACCGTCGAGCTGCGGTCGGAGAAGGCCCGCGGCCACGCACTCAACCGGATGTCACGCGACGAGACGAGCGCGAAGTTCCGCCAGCTGGTGACGGCGGAGCGGGCCGGGGCGGCGCTGGACTTCTGGTGGTCGCTGGCGGAGCAGGACGACGTGGCTCAGGGATTCGAGCTGCTCGCCTGA
- a CDS encoding FCD domain-containing protein has product MAVLEPLASRPTSLTEIVQEAIRDAIVSRRLSPGDRVTEAALAKQLNVSKTPVREALLKLEYIGLIESDGGRGGRIIRPTRESIRAAYEVRMGLETQAARQLAQRGDAELLTQPRLTAEACLNAAEADDHAGFRDYDRQFHLAMAEATGNPLLSRFIRDSFDLTWTLRDRDVPVTDDSVDCARQHLDIMEAMESGGAQAAEDGMRRHLEYVLDLVISTFERQLAQAAGFSLDVQASSSNP; this is encoded by the coding sequence GTGGCCGTACTCGAGCCCCTCGCCAGTCGTCCGACGAGCCTCACCGAGATCGTCCAAGAGGCGATCCGGGACGCCATCGTGTCGCGGCGGCTGTCGCCCGGCGACCGCGTCACCGAGGCCGCCCTGGCCAAGCAGCTCAACGTCAGCAAGACGCCGGTCCGCGAGGCCCTGCTGAAGCTCGAGTACATCGGGCTCATCGAGTCCGACGGCGGGCGCGGCGGGCGCATCATCAGGCCGACGCGCGAGTCCATCCGGGCCGCCTACGAGGTGCGCATGGGCCTCGAGACGCAGGCCGCCCGCCAGCTGGCACAGCGGGGCGACGCCGAGCTGCTCACCCAGCCGCGCCTCACCGCCGAGGCCTGCCTGAACGCCGCCGAGGCCGACGACCACGCCGGCTTCCGCGACTACGACCGCCAGTTCCACCTGGCCATGGCCGAGGCCACCGGCAACCCGCTGCTGTCGCGGTTCATCCGCGACTCCTTCGACCTCACCTGGACGCTGCGCGACCGCGACGTCCCCGTCACCGACGACTCCGTCGACTGCGCACGCCAGCACCTCGACATCATGGAGGCCATGGAGTCCGGCGGCGCCCAGGCGGCCGAGGACGGCATGCGCCGGCACCTCGAGTACGTGCTCGACCTCGTCATCTCCACGTTCGAGCGCCAGCTCGCCCAGGCCGCCGGCTTCTCGCTGGACGTTCAGGCGAGCAGCTCGAATCCCTGA
- a CDS encoding SDR family oxidoreductase, which yields MRTALVCGATSGLGLASARALAADGFAVVLVGRRAAELEEQAAALPSALAVPADLTDPAGTSRAVEAAAERFGAVDLLVLNGGGPPPGTALDLDADAAQAAFAQIVLPAVRLVGAVVPGMRERGWGRVVAVGSSGVQQPIAGLAASNLARAALAGYLKTLAAEVAPDGVTVNTVIPGRIATDRTAQLDEAVAARTGRGVDEVRRASAATIPVGRYGRPDEFAAVVAFLASDAASYVTGEQLRCDGGLVRAP from the coding sequence ATGCGAACCGCTCTGGTGTGTGGCGCGACGTCGGGACTGGGGCTGGCCTCGGCCCGGGCCCTCGCGGCCGACGGGTTTGCCGTCGTCCTCGTGGGCCGGCGCGCGGCGGAGCTCGAGGAGCAGGCGGCCGCGCTGCCGTCGGCGCTCGCCGTCCCGGCCGACCTCACCGATCCGGCCGGCACCTCACGCGCCGTCGAGGCCGCTGCCGAGCGGTTCGGCGCGGTCGACCTGCTGGTCCTCAACGGCGGCGGCCCGCCTCCCGGCACGGCGCTCGACCTCGACGCCGACGCGGCGCAGGCGGCGTTCGCGCAGATCGTGCTGCCCGCCGTCCGCCTCGTCGGCGCCGTCGTGCCGGGCATGCGCGAGCGCGGCTGGGGGCGTGTGGTCGCCGTCGGGTCCAGCGGCGTGCAGCAGCCCATCGCCGGGCTGGCCGCGTCGAACCTGGCCCGGGCCGCGCTGGCCGGCTACCTGAAGACGCTCGCCGCCGAGGTCGCGCCCGACGGCGTCACGGTCAACACCGTCATCCCCGGCCGCATCGCCACCGACCGCACCGCCCAGCTCGACGAGGCGGTCGCGGCCCGCACCGGCCGGGGCGTCGACGAGGTGCGGCGGGCGTCGGCCGCGACCATCCCCGTCGGCCGGTACGGACGGCCCGACGAGTTCGCCGCCGTGGTCGCGTTCCTGGCCAGTGACGCCGCCTCGTACGTCACGGGCGAGCAGCTGCGCTGCGACGGCGGCCTCGTCCGCGCCCCCTGA
- a CDS encoding fumarylacetoacetate hydrolase family protein has protein sequence MRFASILVDGAPRAAVVHPTKGVAVVTDLLPGLDGDLMSLIAHQRTGEVEAAAEAAHAGAFRPAGAVTYTAPYRNPPKIWGIGLNYVDHATDLAEVVPDEPASFIKGDHTIIGPGEPIPLPEQSERVTAEAEVGLVIGRYCRNVEEADALDHVFGLCAILDQTAEDILQRNPRFLTRSKNFPGFFSFGPHIVPLAEALEAQPNGPDVAGIEVTTVVNGTPHRNNVVERMRFSPQFLVSFHSKVMPLYPGDIISTGTPGAVVIKAGDVAECHVSGLEPLVNPVVAG, from the coding sequence ATGCGCTTCGCGTCCATCCTCGTCGACGGTGCGCCGCGGGCCGCCGTCGTCCACCCCACGAAGGGCGTGGCAGTGGTCACGGACCTGCTGCCGGGGCTCGACGGCGACCTCATGTCGCTGATCGCGCACCAGCGCACCGGCGAGGTCGAGGCGGCGGCCGAGGCGGCCCACGCCGGCGCCTTCCGGCCGGCCGGCGCCGTCACGTACACGGCGCCGTACCGGAACCCGCCGAAGATCTGGGGCATCGGCCTCAACTACGTCGACCACGCGACCGACCTGGCCGAGGTGGTGCCGGACGAGCCGGCGTCGTTCATCAAGGGCGACCACACGATCATCGGCCCGGGCGAGCCGATCCCGCTGCCGGAGCAGAGTGAGCGGGTCACGGCCGAGGCCGAGGTGGGCCTGGTGATCGGCCGGTACTGCCGCAACGTCGAGGAGGCCGACGCGCTCGACCACGTCTTCGGGCTGTGCGCGATCCTCGACCAGACCGCCGAGGACATCCTGCAGCGCAACCCGCGCTTCCTCACCCGGTCGAAGAACTTCCCCGGGTTCTTCTCGTTCGGCCCGCACATCGTGCCGCTGGCCGAGGCGCTCGAGGCACAGCCGAACGGCCCGGACGTCGCCGGCATCGAGGTGACCACGGTCGTCAACGGCACGCCGCACCGCAACAACGTCGTCGAGCGGATGCGGTTCTCGCCGCAGTTCCTCGTGAGCTTCCACAGCAAGGTCATGCCGCTCTACCCGGGCGACATCATCTCCACTGGTACCCCTGGCGCGGTGGTGATCAAGGCCGGTGACGTGGCCGAATGCCACGTGTCCGGGCTGGAGCCGCTGGTCAACCCCGTGGTCGCCGGTTGA
- a CDS encoding aconitase/3-isopropylmalate dehydratase large subunit family protein, translating into MAGLTMAHKVLAARSGRDHVRPGQLVVTDVDLIVMADTVFNPTADRMPTDLLRVSHPERVVVLMDHAVPAPSIKAATAHRRAREHAERLGFRRLADVGKGGIEHQLIFEECLALPGQLVASNDSHTSAAGVLNCAARGLGMADIIQLVCTGKTWYKVSPTVRFHLTGALPFGVYGKDVFLHLAEVFGSQEGHDVEFAGPGIEAMPLDDRATLATMCTELNANFVMMPADRLVREHVASVTGAPYEPVVSDPDAEYAAEHTVDLSAIRPRIALPDAMNGNVRSADEVAGQRVRIDQAFIGSCANGKLSDLRIAAEIVRGRRVADGVRLIVTPGSQSIYLDAVRLGYIEALASAGALVTNSTCGACAGGHLGVLAPGEVCITSSTRNFKGRMGSADARIYMGSSATVAASALEGCITDPMPYLRELQNREAAG; encoded by the coding sequence ATGGCAGGCCTGACCATGGCGCACAAGGTCCTGGCCGCGCGCAGCGGCCGGGACCACGTGCGCCCCGGCCAACTGGTGGTCACCGACGTCGACCTCATCGTCATGGCCGACACCGTCTTCAACCCGACGGCGGACCGCATGCCGACCGATCTCCTCCGCGTCAGCCACCCCGAGCGGGTCGTCGTGCTGATGGACCACGCCGTCCCCGCGCCCAGCATCAAGGCCGCCACCGCCCACCGCCGGGCCCGCGAGCACGCCGAGCGGCTCGGGTTCCGCCGCCTCGCCGACGTCGGCAAGGGCGGCATCGAGCACCAGCTGATCTTCGAGGAGTGCCTGGCGCTGCCCGGCCAGCTGGTCGCGTCCAACGACTCGCACACCAGCGCCGCCGGCGTGCTCAACTGCGCCGCCCGCGGCCTGGGCATGGCCGACATCATCCAGCTCGTCTGCACCGGGAAGACCTGGTACAAGGTCTCGCCGACGGTGCGCTTCCACCTCACCGGTGCACTGCCCTTCGGCGTCTACGGCAAGGACGTGTTCCTGCACCTGGCCGAGGTGTTCGGCAGCCAGGAGGGCCACGACGTCGAGTTCGCCGGGCCCGGCATCGAGGCGATGCCCCTGGACGACCGCGCGACGCTGGCCACTATGTGCACCGAGCTCAACGCGAACTTCGTCATGATGCCGGCCGACCGGCTCGTCCGCGAGCACGTCGCCTCCGTCACCGGCGCGCCGTACGAGCCCGTGGTCAGCGACCCCGACGCCGAGTACGCCGCGGAGCACACCGTCGACCTCTCGGCCATCCGCCCGCGCATCGCCCTGCCCGACGCCATGAACGGCAACGTCCGCTCCGCCGACGAGGTGGCCGGGCAGCGCGTGCGCATCGACCAGGCGTTCATCGGATCGTGCGCCAACGGCAAGCTCTCCGACCTGCGCATCGCGGCCGAGATCGTGCGCGGACGCCGGGTCGCCGACGGCGTCCGGCTGATCGTCACGCCGGGGTCGCAGTCGATCTACCTCGACGCCGTGCGGCTGGGCTACATCGAGGCGCTCGCGTCGGCCGGCGCGCTGGTCACGAACTCCACCTGCGGCGCGTGCGCAGGCGGCCACCTCGGCGTGCTGGCGCCGGGCGAGGTCTGCATCACCTCCAGCACGCGCAACTTCAAGGGCCGCATGGGCAGCGCCGACGCGCGCATCTACATGGGGTCCTCGGCGACGGTGGCCGCCTCGGCCCTCGAGGGTTGCATCACGGACCCGATGCCCTATCTGCGCGAACTACAGAACCGCGAGGCAGCAGGATGA
- a CDS encoding 3-isopropylmalate dehydratase, giving the protein MTAVAGRSWVIADSYVNTDAIMPHAGYDLPPKEQEAMVLATVRPGWATRVGPGDLLVAGRAFGTGSSRPAPTMLRRLGIAALVAESVGEIFFRNCVSYALPVLECPGVLAAVTEGDVVAVDIETGGFENRSTGVRLSGEPMPAMLRETIAAGGTHALLRAEGYM; this is encoded by the coding sequence ATGACCGCCGTCGCCGGGCGCTCGTGGGTCATCGCCGACTCCTACGTCAATACCGACGCGATCATGCCGCACGCCGGCTACGACCTCCCGCCGAAGGAGCAGGAGGCCATGGTGCTGGCGACGGTCCGGCCGGGCTGGGCGACGCGGGTCGGTCCCGGCGACCTGCTGGTGGCGGGCCGGGCGTTCGGCACCGGGTCCAGCCGCCCGGCCCCGACCATGCTGCGCCGGCTCGGCATCGCGGCGCTGGTCGCGGAGTCGGTGGGCGAGATCTTCTTCCGCAACTGCGTCAGCTACGCGCTCCCGGTGCTGGAGTGCCCGGGCGTTCTGGCCGCCGTGACGGAGGGCGACGTGGTCGCCGTCGACATCGAGACCGGCGGGTTCGAGAACCGCAGCACCGGCGTCCGGCTGAGCGGCGAGCCGATGCCGGCCATGCTGCGCGAGACCATCGCGGCCGGCGGCACCCACGCCCTGCTGCGTGCCGAGGGGTACATGTGA